The sequence AGGCACACAAGGAGGAAGTGGCACAGATTCGCGCCGAGATGGCCGCAGAGCGGTCCGCTCACAAGGATGAGCTGTCGAAGCTGCGCACGGCCCTGGAAGCCGCACAGAAGCCTCTGCTTGCTCCCCACAGGTTGGAAGAACTGCCGTCAGGCAAGGCGAAGAAATAACCACTGGAAGGGGCTAAAAGGTCTGCTCATTGACCCACACGATCTTGTGGCTTAAATGAGCTACAAAAGGGAGGTCATTATGGCTGCAACGGCATTTGTTCGGGCGAGGGTGGATGAGGCGGTGAAAAATGAGGCCGCCGAGGTTTTGGCGGACATGGGGCTGACGGTATCCGACGTGGTGCGGATCGCGTTGACTAAGATCGCCAAGGAAAAGGCTTTGCCGTTCGATATGCGCGTGCCCAACGCTCTTACGGCGGAGACGCTGGCCAAGAGCGAGCGCGGAGAGGATGTACACAGTGCCAAGGACGCCGATGACCTGTTTCAACAGCTTGGGATTTGAGCATGCGAGAGGCTGAATACTCTGGCCAGTTCAAGCGCGATGTGAAGCAGGCCCAGCGGCGCGGCAAGGACATGGGCAAGCTAAAGACCCTGTTGGGCCTGCTCATCGCAGGGGCAGAGCTGCC comes from Desulfomicrobium macestii and encodes:
- a CDS encoding type II toxin-antitoxin system RelB/DinJ family antitoxin; amino-acid sequence: MAATAFVRARVDEAVKNEAAEVLADMGLTVSDVVRIALTKIAKEKALPFDMRVPNALTAETLAKSERGEDVHSAKDADDLFQQLGI